GCTCTTGAAGAAGGAGGAGGACCGCATCGTCGTCCTCGCCAACGGCGTGGGCTATGAGGTCCTCCTTCCGGCGATCGTCCGCCGGACCTTCAACTCCAAAAAGGCGGGCGAGGACGGGGAGATCGTAAAACTCTATATCCATTATCAACAGACGGAGCGGCAGCCCAAGCCGGTCCTCATCGGCTTCAACTGTGAGCCGGAGAAGGAGTTCTTCGAAAAGTTCATCACCGTGGAGGACATCGGACCCCTGACCGCGGTCAAAGCCCTGGTCGAGCCCATTCCCAAAATTGCGAGGGCCATCGAGGAGAGGGATTCGAAGACCCTCGAGCGTCTGAAGGGCATCGGCAGGCGGACCGCCGATAAGATCATCGCCACCCTCCAGGGGAAGGTCGGAAAATTTGCCCTCATGCGAGAGGACCAGGTTCCGGTGGAAGAGGTGGTGGATTTCAAGAGACAGGTGGAGGAGGTGCTGGTTAAGGACCTCGGACACAAGGTGAGCGAGGCGCAACGGCTGGTGCAGGAAGCGCTGAAGAGAAACCCCAATGTCTCCTCGCCCGAGGAGCTCTTCGAGGAGGTCTACCGGGGGCAGAGGGGAAATCCATCGTAAAAGGCGGGGAGGATGAAGAAGGTCGAGAAGGAGGCCAAAGCGAATTCCGCGGTCGAGAGGGAGGAAGATTTCAAAGACCTCCGGCCCAGAAGGCTTTCCGAATACATCGGCCAGAAGCAGGTGGTCGAGACCTTGGAGATCGCCATCGAGGCAGCCAAGCGAAGGGGCGAGCCACTCGATCACGTCCTGTTTCACGCCCCTCCTGGCCTGGGAAAGACGACCCTTGCCCATATCATCGCCACAGAGATGGGCGTCCAGATCGTCACCTCCTCAGGCCCCGCCATCGAAAAAGGAGGAGACCTCATCAGCATCCTCACCCATCTGGAGAAAGGGGACGTCCTCTTCATCGACGAGATCCACCGCCTTCCTAAGGTCGTAGAGGAGTTCCTCTACCCGGCCATGGAGGAGTTCTGCATCGATTTCATCTTTGATAAAGGGGCCCATGCCCGAAGCCATCGGTACCGGCTCGAACGGTTCACCCTCGTGGGCGCCACGACTAGGGCCGGGCTTCTATCGGCGCCCCTCCGAGAACGGTTCGGGATCTTGAGGAACCTCGATTTTTACACGGTCGAGGAGTTGAGCCAGATCGTCAAACGATCGGCCGCCCTTTTGGGGGTTCCTATCGATGAGGGGGGGACCGAGGAGATTGCGAGGCGTTCGAGAGGCACTCCTAGGATTTCGAATCGCCTGCTCAAGCGGGTCAGGGACTATGCCGAGATCCGAGGGGAGGGCAAGATTACCAAGGAGATCGCCGATGAGGCGCTCCGCCTCGAGGGCGTAGACGAGGTGGGCCTCACCAGCCTCGACCGAAGGTTCCTCGAAACGATCATCCGCTATTACAAAGGGGGACCGGTGGGGCTCGAGGCGATCGCCGCTACCCTTCAAGAGGAGGCCGATACGCTGGTCGATATGGTGGAGCCTTTTCTACTGAAGATCGGTTTTCTCACCCGGACACAGAACGGAAGGAAGGCCACCGAACTGGCCTACGAACATTTCGGACTCCCCTCGCCCGAATCCGGCAGGCAACTCTCCTTCCCCACGCGGAAACGGCCCTAAACCCAGACCCCTTTTTTGGCCCCCTCCTTCCGGAGCTGCTCTTCAAAATAGGCGATCGTCCTCTTCAGGCCTTCCTCGAGGGGGACTTGGGGGGCCCAGCCCAGTTTCTCCTTGGCCAGATCGATGAGAGGTCGACGCTGTTTCGGATCGTCCGGCGGGAGAGGCTTGAAGACCATCTTCGATTTCGAGCCCGTCAAAGAGATGATCTTCTCCGCCAGTTCGAGGATGGAGACCTCCTCGGGGTTTCCGAGATTGACCGGGCCGGTGAAATCGTCCGGCGTCTCCATCAACCGGATCAGCCCCTCGATCATGTCGTCCACATAGCAGAAGGAACGGGTCTGGGACCCGTCCCCATAGATGGTGATCGGGTCGTTCCGAAGGGCCTGAAGGATGAAGTTGGAGATGACCCTGCCGTCGTCCGGATGCATGCGGGGCCCGTAGGTATTGAAGATTCGGGCCACCTTGATCTTAAGGCGATGCTGTCGGTGATAATCGAAGAAGAGCGTTTCGGCGCACCGCTTGCCCTCGTCGTAGCAGGATCGGGGGCCGATGCAGTTGACATTGCCCCAGTAATCCTCGGGCTGGGGATGGACTGTGGGATCGCCGTAGACTTCGGAGGTGGAGGCCTGAAGGATTTTGGCCTTCAGCCGTTTGGCCAGGCCGAGCATGTTGATCGACCCATGGACGTTGACCTTGGTCGTCTGAACCGGATCGTATTGATAGTGGATGGGCGAGGCGGGACAGGCCAGATTGTAGATCTGATCTACCTCCACGTAGAGGGGAAAGGTGATGTCATGGCGAAGCAGTTCGAAGTAGGGGTGATCGAGGAGGTGCACGATATTCCTCTTGGTCCCTGTATAGAAGTTATCGACACAGAGGACGTCGTGTCCCTCCCTCAGAAGGCGTTCACAGAGATGGGAGCCGAGGAATCCAGCTCCCCCGGTCACCAGGATCCGGGGGAAAGTCGCGCTTCTCATAGAACCCGTTTTCCCCTTTCACGGCAGATGCCCGAAGGCCGAACCGCGAAGGAAGACTCCGAGGAGGATTACCAAACCCGGCTCAGAGCAGATCTTTGTTGATCTCGATCTTCGCCCGGGTTCGGAGATGTTGAAGCCAGTTTTTGAAAAATTCCTCCTGCTTTTGATAGATCAACCTCCTTTCGAGCCCCTTTTTGACCGATTCAAATTTGCCTGGATCAGCCGGTTCGGAGCTGAGAAGCCTCACCACGAAGTAACCCTCTTTTGTTTTGAGGGGCGCCTCAGGAAAAGGTTTTCTCTCCGTGAGGGAGGCGAGGTGGGATCCCCATTCTCCCACCGGGCCAATCTTCGGGATGACCCCGGCAGCCCGCTGGAAGGGTCCGGTCTCCTCGATCTTCAACCCCTTATCGGCAGCGAGCCGGCTCATCTCCTGGCCGGCTTTCAATTGATTGAGGATCTCTTGGGCCAGGTCACGAGCCTTTTCATCCATTTTCTTGGTGAGGACCTTCTGGAGGACCTGCTCCTTAACCTCCTCGAGAGAGGGGATCCTCGACTCCTTACGGTCCACGAGCTTCAGGAGATAAAAGTTGGGCGGAAGGGTCACAACCGGAGAGATCTCCCCCAGCTTCAGGGAGAAGGCACTGGCGTGAAAGGCGGGGTGGTTTCCGATCTCGGGGATCTCCTCCCCCTCTTTGAAGAAACCGGTTGTCTTCAGAGGGACCCCGTTTTCTCGGGCATATTTCTCCAGATCTCGGCTTCTGAAAAGGGAGTAGAAGGCCTCATCGGCTCTTCGAGAGGCCTCCGCCTTGGCCTTTTCTCGTTTGAGGATCTGCAGGATCTGGTCTTTGACTTCCTCAAGGGATCTCTGCCTCTCCTCTTTCACCTCCTCGGCCTTGAAGATCCGGAATCCATCCCCTCCCTTCAGGAGGGGGCTGACCTCCCCTGCCTTGAGAGAGAAGAGGGCCTTTTCGAGAGGCTCCTCGAGGCTTCCCCTCTGAACCCATCCCAGATCTCCTCCCCGGGAGGCGGTTTCCGCTTCGGAATGGTCTCTGGCCAGGGAGGCGAAGTCCTTTCTCTTCTTGGCGAGTTCGAGGATCTCCTCTGCCTTTTTTTTCTTCTGTTCGACCCTATCGGGAGGAGATTGGGGCTCCACCCGGATGAGGATCTCCCGGGCCTTTACCTGCTTCGGGATCTTGAAGCCTTCCTTGCGCTGCTCGTAGTAGCGCTGGATTTCCTCGGGAGAGACCTGGACCCTCCCCTCATAATCGGAGGGACGAAAGGCGAGGTATTGGACCTGGAGATAGGTCGGAATTCTAAACTCCTCCTGGTTCTTCTGAAAATAGTCCTTGACCTCCACCTCGTTGACGGTCACCTGAGGTCGGAGGCTCTCCGGAGCGATCTTCACGAAGAGGAGATTCACCTTTTCGTTTTCGAACAGGTAGGTCTCCAGGAGCTCTTCCTCTGAAACCTTTTCGCCATTGAGCCGGATGAGGTGGACCACCTTCGAATAGAGAAGGTTCTCCCTCTGTCTCTCCTCGAAGGCCTCTGGCGTCATCCGATTGGCTTTCAGGAACCTCTCATAGAGGCGAGCGTCGAATTGACCGTTGACATGGAAGGTCGGGATCGCCTCGATGGCCATTCGAAGCTCTCCATCCGAGACGTTTAGCCCCAGCCGTTTCCCCTCCTCAAGAATCAAAACCCTGGAGATGAGCTCCTCCAGGACCATTTCTCTAAGGCGCAACGCTTCGGCCATCTTTTCGTTAAAGGCCGGTCCCATGGCGGACCGGTAGCGGTTCCACACCTCTTGGAACGCCTCCTGATACTCTCGGAGGGGGATGGGGGTCTGGTTCACTTTGGCGACGTAATCGTACTTCTTTTCACGGAAAAAGGAGTACCCCCCCCAGGAGATGAAGGTGACGGCCACCAAGAGCAGAAGCCCCCTGAGCATCCAGGAGGTGGCATGTTTTCTAAGGATCGTCAACATCCGAGCGCTCCTTTCAACGTTGGAATATTAATCAATCCGCCCTGAAAAGACAAGGGGAGAGGGTTTCCCGAGGCGGGAAATCTCCTTGAATCGCCGAGAGGGATTTGTTAAGATAGACCAGCGTGTCGAGGAGAAGGAGATGGTTTTTAATTCGCTACTGGGTCTTTTTTCCACGGATCTGGCCATCGATCTCGGGACGGCCAATACCGTGGTCTATGTTAAAGGGAAGGGAATCGTTGCCTCGGAGCCCTCGGTGGTGGCCATTCAGAGGGATTCGAGGGGGGACAAGCGGATCCTGGCCGTCGGCCGGGAGGCCAAGGAGATGCTGGGCCGGACGCCGGGGACGATCTATGCCATCCGGCCGATGAAGGATGGCGTGATCGCCGATTTCGAAGTCACCGGTGAGATGCTCAAATATTTCATCGCCAAGGTCCACAACCGGAAGGCCTGGATCCGGCCTCGGGTCGTCATCTCCGTCCCTTCGGGCATCACCCCGGTAGAGAAGCGGGCGGTCAGGGAGTCGGCCCAGTCGGCAGGCGCCAGGGAGATCTACCTGATCGAAGAACCCATGGCCGGGGCGATCGGGGCCGGCCTTCCTATCACAGAGGCCTCTGGGAACATGATCGTCGATATCGGAGGGGGAACCACCGAGGTGGCGGTGATCTCCCTTTCCGGAATCGTCACGAGCCAATCGATCCGGGTGGCCGGAGACAAGATGGACGAGGCGATCGTCCAGTACGTGAAAAGAAAGTATAATCTCCTCATCGGCGAGCGCACCGCCGAGATGATCAAGATCAGTGTGGGGACGGCCTATCCGGAAGAGAATCCCGAGACGATCGAGGTCAAAGGGAGAGATCTGGTGACTGGGATTCCAAAGACCCTCGAGGTCAACAGCGAAGAGGTTCGAGAAGCCTTGGCCGAATCGATCAACATGATCATCGATACCGTACGGGTCACCCTCGAGGAGACGCCCCCGGAGCTGGCCGCGGATATCGCCGACAAGGGAATCGTCCTGGTGGGCGGCGGAGCGCTTTTAAGGAACCTGGACGTCCTGCTTCGCGAGGTGACGGGGCTTCCCATCACGATTCCGGATGACCCCCTTTCGGCGATCGTGTTGGGGGCTGGCAAGGTCCTCGACAACGAGCATCTCCTTCGCAGCGTTACATTCCAGTACTGAAGCTCATCCCAGAGGTCGATGAGGATCCGAGATTTCCTCTCTCGAAGGTCTATCCTGCCCTCCCTCCTTTCCCTTCTCCTCCTCGCGTTGATCCTGGTCACCCTGAGAATGAAAGGCCATCAAGGGATAGCCTTTGTCGATGGACTCCTCCTGGAGGTCAGCGCCCCCCTCCAGAAAGGGGCCACCTTGGTCTTTAAAAAGCTCCAGGGCCTTTGGGAAGGATATCTCTTTCTGGTCGATGTTCGGAAGGAAAACGAAGCGCTGAAAAAGAGGTTGGCCGATCTGCAAAGAGAGAATGATCAGATGAGGGAGATGATCCTCTCCCTCGATCGCCTCAAGAGACTGCTTCAGTTTCGGGAGACCCTTTCTGCGACCGTCGTCGCGGCGGAGATCGTCGGTCGGGATCCTACCACGTGGTTCAAAAGCCTCACGATCAATAAAGGGGAGAAGGAGGGGATTCGGAAGGGGATGGCCGTTATCTCGCCGGAAGGAGTGGTGGGCCAGGTCCTAAAGGTGGGTCCCTCCTATGCCGTTGTTCTCCTCATCACCGACTATAACAGTGCGGTCGATTCGATGGTCCAGCGGACCAGGGCAAAAGCCATCGTGGGAGGGGGCGGGGAGAACCGGTGCCAGTTGAGGTATCTGCTTCGGACCGAAGATGTGGTGGTCGGCGACCGAGTCGTCACCTCCGGGTTGGCTGGAAATTTTCCCAAGGGGATGATGATCGGCGAGGTGTGCAAGGTCGATAAAAGGGGCCACGGCATCTTCCAATATGCCGAACTCGTCCCCAGCGTAGATTTCTCAAAACTGGAGGAGGTCCTGGTCGTTCAAGACCCCTCTCCTCCGATTGAGGAGAAGCCGAGGAAAGGGAAGAAGGCCCGATAGATCCCACGACATGAAACGCTTCTTCATCTCCGTCTTTTTAGGGCTTCTGTTGATCACGCTCCAGGCCTCCTGGTTGACCCTGCCTCACCTTCGATGGGTCCGGCCCGATATGATGCTTCTGTTGACGCTCTACGTGGGGCTCACCTTCCCCCTTGCCTCCGGAGGGATCTTGGCCCTCTTCTTGGGTTATCTGCTGGACCTCTATTCGGGGAATACCTTGGGACTCTTCACCGTCACCAGACTTTTCCTCTTTCTCGGGATCCAATTTTTTAAGAGACACCTCTATCTTGAACATTATCCGGGGCGGTTTGTCTTCGTCCTCCTGGTTTGCATCTTCGAAGGATTTCTGATCCTTCTGCTTCTCAAGGCCTTTCTCCCCGAGGCCTCAACCCATTTTCTTCGGCCGTTTTTGACGATGTTTCTCCCCCAATGTTTCTCCTCCGCCCTTTTGGCTCCCTTTCTATTTTCACTCCTTGGGGAGAGAGGAATCCTCTTTCGTTCGGCTCTTCTTTCCAGAGCCGGGGGGGGGAAGGGGTAGGGGATGGTGGAACTGGACACCCAGAGGATGGAGGTTTTCCAGCAGAAGGGGCGCTATCTCCGATTCGTTGTGGCCGGTTCCTTCCTCCTGCTTTTTATCTATCTCTGGTATCTTCAAGTGATCCGAGGAGCTGAATTCCGTCAGCTCTCGGAGAACAATCGGATTCGAATTCGTGAGGTGGTGGCCGATCGGGGGATGCTCATGGACCGCCATGGCCATGTCTTGGCCCATAATCGGCCCTCCTTCGATGTCTTTCTCATCCCGGAGGATATCCGGGCGAATCCGGACGTCCTGGAGAAGGTCGGGGAGGTCCTCCAAATCCCCCAGGAGGAGTTGCGGGAGAAGATGAAACTTTCGAAACGACAGCCCCCCTTCAGACCGGTCAAGGTGAAATCGGATATCGACTGGCAAAAACTGGTGCTCCTTGAGACAAATCGGGTCCACCTCCCCGGGATCCTCGTCGATGTGAGGCCCATCCGGGCCTACCATTATGGCCCTTTCGCCGCTCACCTGTTGGGCTATATCGGAGAGGTGGACGAGAATGAGTTGAATCACAAGAGGGGCCAGCCCTATCGATTGGGGTCGATGATAGGAAAATACGGGGTCGAATATGGCTGGGAGGCCTATCTCAAGGGGGTGGACGGTGGGAGGCAGATCGAGGTGGACGCCCTGGGAAGGGAGATCAGGCACCTCCGGAGCGTGGAACCCTTCCCCGGCCACAACATCGTTCTCACCATCGATTTTGGCCTTCAGAAGGTGGCCGAAGAGGCTTTTCAGGAAAAGGCAGGTGCCCTCGTCGCCATGGACCCCAAGAGCGGCCGCATCCTCGCCATGGTGAGCAGACCTGCCTTCGATCCGTCGATCTTCGCAAGAGGGATCTCCCCTGAAGAATGGAAGGAATTGATCGAACATCCCTTTCATCCCCTTCGGAACAAGACCATTCAGGGGCAATACCCTCCCGGTTCGGTCCTCAAGATCGTCACGGCGATTGCGGGATTGGAGACGGGCGCCATCACTCCCCAGACCCAGATCACCTGCACGGGGGCCTTCCCGTACGGGAACAGGGACTTTCGCTGCTGGAAGGAGAAGGGGCACGGGACGCTCAATCTCCATCAAGCCTTGGTCCAATCGTGCGATGTCTATTTCTATCAGGTGGGGTTGAAGGTGGGGGTGGATGCGATTGCCCATTACGCCGCTCAACTCGGCCTGGGAAGAAAGACCGGCATCGCCCTCCCCCACGAAAAGCCAGGGACGGTTCCCACCACCTCATGGAAGAAGAGGCGTTTCGGAGTGCCCTGGTATAGCGGCGAAACCCTCTCCGTCGCCGTGGGACAGGGGTATATGAATACCACCCCATTGCAACTGGCAACCCTCATCTCAGCGGTTGCCAACGGAGGGAGGCTCTATCTCCCCCAGGTGGTCGAGAGGGTGGAAAACATCTATGGTGAAGTGGTTAAAGCCTACCCTCCATTGGAGATCGGAAAGGCAGAGATCTCCGAGACGACGCTCCGCATCATTCAGGAGGCGTTGTGGGGAGCGGTCAACGAACCGGGATGCACCGGTGGGGCGGCGGCCCTGAAACAGGTGAAGGTAGCGGGGAAGACAGGGACGGCCCAGGTCGTGCGCATGGCGGCCGATTTTAAGAAAGGGGACATGAACCGGATGCCGCTCAAATTGAGGGATCATGCCTGGTTTGTGGCCTACGCCCCCTTCGAAGATCCAAAGATTGCGGTGGCGGTCCTGGTCGAGCATGGGGGATATGGAGGGGCGGCGGCCGCTCCGATTGCCAAGAGGGTGATCGCCAAGTATTTCGGCCTCGATGTCGGGCCACCCCCCCAGGGGGAAGAGAGGGCTGTGGAACCCGTCCATGATTGACCGGCGTTTTCTCATCCATTTCGATTGGGGGCTGTTGGGGATCGTCCTGCTCATCTCGGCGATGGGGATCTTGAATCTATACAGCGCCACCGCGCACGAGGAGACCACCGGCATGCCTCTCTATTTCAAACAGATCCTCTGGCTCGGTTTCGGGCTGGGAATCATGCTGGCCATCACCTTTTTCGAATACCGCCATTATACCGATTTTGCCTACCTCCTGCACGGCGTGGCCGTCGTCCTGCTCGTTGTCGTTCTGGCCTTTGGCATCATCACCTCCGGTGCCCAACGATGGATCAGGCTCGGTCCCCTGACCTTTCAGCCCTCCGAGTTCGTCAAGATCTCCCTCATCCTGGCCCTGGCCAAGTATTTCCAGAGATACCCCGGCCGTGAGGGGTTTTCCCTGAAGCAGATTGGTCTTCCCCTGTTGCTCTTCTTGGTTCCGATGGGGCTTATCCTGAAGCAGCCCGACCTCGGGACAGCCATCCTCCTTCTGCTCGTCTTTCTCTCCATTTTGGTCTATGCCCGGGTCCGGTGGAGCGTGCTCGCAACCCTGGCGGGCACCGGCCTCTTCCTGGTCCCCATCGCCTGGAGATTGTTGAAGGACTATCAGAAGCAGCGGATCATCACGTTTCTCAACCCGGACCTCGATCCCCTCGGAACGGGCTACCACCTCATCCAGTCGAGGATTGCCATCGGATCAGGGGGCTTCTTCGGAAAAGGGTTTATGAAGGGCACCCAATGCAAATTGGGGTTCCTTCCGGAGCAACACACCGATTTCATCTTTTCCGCTTTTGGGGAGGAATGGGGGCTGGTCGGCTGTGCGGTCTTGTTGGGGCTTTATCTCTTGCTGATCCTCAAGGGTTTACAGATCGCCGAGAATTCGAAAGACCGGTTCGGGGCGATCCTTTCGTTCGGGGTGGTGGCCATGATCTTTTGGCATACCTTCATCAACATCGCCATGGTCCTGGGGTTGCTCCCCGTCGTGGGAATCCCCCTTCCTCTTTTCAGCTATGGAGGATCTTTTCTACTGTCCACCCTGATGGGCATAGGCCTGCTTCAAAACGTGAACATCCGAAGGTACCTGTTCTAAATCCTTTGAGGAGAGGCGGCCCTCGAAAGGGCCCGAGGGTCAGAAGGGGACATCGTCATCAGGGGGCGGAGCCTCATCCGGATCGATCTCGTATTCCCTCTCAGAAATCGCCGGTTCCATCGGAGCCCCCGGCGGTCCCAGCATCTGCATCTGGTTGGCAATGATCTCGGTGGTGTATCTCCGGTTTCCGTCCTTGTCCTCCCAGGTGCGGGTTCTGAGCCGACCTTCGATATAGACCTGTTTCCCTTTGCTGAGGTATTGCCTGCAGATCTCGGCCAATTTGCCGAAGGCGACGATCCGATGCCATTCCGTCACCGATACCTTCTCTCCTGAGCGGTTCACCCGGTTTTCGGTCGTTGCGATGCGAAAATTGGCGACCTGAGTTCCGTTTCCAAGGAATTTGATCTCTGGATCGGCTCCTAAATTGCCCACGAGGATGACCTTGTTCACCCCGGCCATGATCCCACCTCCCCCAAATGGCCCTTTTCGCCCCGCCTCCATCGGCCCTCACCGGCACGATCGAGACAGGGACGAGTTTCACCTTACCATTTCTCAGCCCTCTTTTCAAGCGCTCTTTTTCTCCACCCGGGCCTTCTGTTTCGGCCCTCTCCTGAGGGGGCCTGGTTGTCGGCGGAAAGCCCCCCTGTTTCATATTGACGCCATTTTTTTAATATCTTAACCTTTATCTATGAAAGGGAGAGGGTTTTGGGGCAGGGGATGGAGATGGCTGCTCGTGGGCGCCCTGGTGTTACCTTTCTTCTCCCCTCAAGAGTTCAAGGGGCTATCTCGAGCCAATTCCAAAACCAACCCTTGCGAAAACTTCGGCATACACCGATTGAAGAAGGAGCCTCCCCCTTTCTCCTTGAAGTCCCTGGAGGGGAAGGAGGTCTCCTTGAAGGACTACAAAGGTAAACCGGTCCTTCTCTTTTTCTGGGGATCCTGGTGCCAAGCCTGTAAAGAAGATCTCGCCCTTTTGGAAAAATTTGGGGGGAGATCGAATCTCCAGATGGAGATCCTCACCATCGCCGTCGATGGGGAGAAAGAGAGGAGGATCCGGTCGATCGTCAAGGAATACCGGATCACCCTGCCTGTCCTCCTCGATCAGAAGGAGAAGACCGCCAGGGCCTATGGCGTTCGGATGATCCCCACGGCCTATCTGATTAATCAGGAGGGTTGGATGGAGGGGATGATCGTCGGCCAGAGAGAGTGGCACTCCTCCGAAGCCCAATTGGCCATCCGAGAGGCCTTGGGGCTTCATTGACAAATTTCTTCCGTTTCATATAAGATTGTAACGGAGGGGATAGATAAAAAAACTCTTCCCTCACGTTCTGAGTCCCGGAATTCGAAACCCCCTTCTTAGGGTTTCAGGAAGGTGACCGGATGAGACCGATGACGACCCGCGAGAATGGGGTCTTCCGATGAGATATCTCAACAAAACCGAGACCGGTTCCATCCCTCAACGACTTTTTTTTATTCCGATCAGGGACGCCGTCATCTTCCCCAATGTCGTCCTCCCCCTCTTCTTTCAGTCGGAAGAGGCCATCCACCTCCTCAATCAGGCGGTTCTGGAAAACAGCTTCATCGGGTGTGTCTATCCAAGGGTCAACCATTCCAGGGGGCCTCTCTCGAGAGAGCTTTTAAACATTGGGACGGCCTGTCGGATCCTTCAACTGGTGAGGTTGCCCGAGAGGGGGATGAAGGTCTTTCTTGAAGGGGTCAGCCGCATCCAGATCGAAAACGTCCTTCCCGAAACGCCCTATTTCAGGGCGGATGCGAAGGAGGTCAGAGATCCCGAGGTGAAGAATCCCCTTGCAGAACCCCTCGTCCACAGCATCGGGACCCTCTTTAAACTTTCCCTGACCCTCGGCAGGCCGATCTCGGACGAAGCCTTAAAAGCCCTCGACCAGATCGAACACCCAGGCCGGCTGGCCGATTTGATTGCCCTCTCCCTGCCCTTCGGGTTGCGGGAGCAACAAGAAATCTTTGAGACGGTGGACCCCATCGAACGCTTGAAAAAGGCCTACCATCTGTTCTGTCGGGAATATTCACCGCAGTCTCTGACGTCTCGCCTATTCCTAACGGGTTGCAAGGAGACGGGAAAATCCCAGCGCGATGCTTTTCACCGCCCCCCCCTCCGGGGCCCCCGGGAGACGGCCGAGGAGGATCCCTACCATAACGAGATCCAGGAGCTTCGGGCCAAGGTCCAAGTTTCGGGGATGCCAGAGAAGGTCATGGAGATTGCTTACAAGGAGATCCATCGGCTGGAGCGGATGAATCCTATTTCGGCCGAATATACGGTCTCCCGGACCTACCTCGACTATCTGATCCATATGCCCTGGGATAAGAGGACGGAGGATAACCTCGATCTCGCTCGGGCTGAGACCATCCTGAACGAGGATCATTATGGGCTCGAAAAGGTGAAGGATCGAATCCTCGAGTTCCTCGCGGTCAAGAAGCTGAAGAACCCCATGAAAGGCCCGATCCTCTGCTTTGTGGGGCCACCGGGCGTTGGCAAGACCTCCTTGGGCCGGTCGATTGCCCGCTCTTTGGAGCGAAAGTTCATCCGGATCTCCCTCGGAGGGGTGAGGGATGAGGCCGAAATCCGGGGGCATCGGAGGACCTATGTAGGGGCCCTTCCGGGGAGGATCATCCAGGAGATCAAAAGGGCAGGGACTTCCAATCCAGTCTTCATGCTCGACGAGATCGACAAGATCGGTCAAGATGTGCGTGGAGATCCGGCCTCAGCCCTTCTCGAAGCCCTCGATCCTGAACAGAATTGTGCCTTTACCGATCACTATCTCGATGTGCCTTTCGACCTCTCCCACGTCCTCTTCATTACCACCGCCAACACGCTCAATCCCATTCCCCCTGCCCTATTGGATCGGATGGAGGTGATCTCCATCCCCGGGTATACGGAGGAAGAGAAGGAGAAGATCGCCCTCGGTTTCCTCATCCCCCGTCAAAAAGAGGAGAACGGATTGAAAGACTATCCCATCTCCTTTACGCCCGAGGCCGTGAGCAAGATCATCCGGGAGTATACCCGGGAATCTGGTGTAAGAAACCTCGAAC
The sequence above is drawn from the Thermodesulfobacteriota bacterium genome and encodes:
- a CDS encoding helix-hairpin-helix domain-containing protein, with translation MIRYLEGKLLKKEEDRIVVLANGVGYEVLLPAIVRRTFNSKKAGEDGEIVKLYIHYQQTERQPKPVLIGFNCEPEKEFFEKFITVEDIGPLTAVKALVEPIPKIARAIEERDSKTLERLKGIGRRTADKIIATLQGKVGKFALMREDQVPVEEVVDFKRQVEEVLVKDLGHKVSEAQRLVQEALKRNPNVSSPEELFEEVYRGQRGNPS
- the ruvB gene encoding Holliday junction branch migration DNA helicase RuvB: MKKVEKEAKANSAVEREEDFKDLRPRRLSEYIGQKQVVETLEIAIEAAKRRGEPLDHVLFHAPPGLGKTTLAHIIATEMGVQIVTSSGPAIEKGGDLISILTHLEKGDVLFIDEIHRLPKVVEEFLYPAMEEFCIDFIFDKGAHARSHRYRLERFTLVGATTRAGLLSAPLRERFGILRNLDFYTVEELSQIVKRSAALLGVPIDEGGTEEIARRSRGTPRISNRLLKRVRDYAEIRGEGKITKEIADEALRLEGVDEVGLTSLDRRFLETIIRYYKGGPVGLEAIAATLQEEADTLVDMVEPFLLKIGFLTRTQNGRKATELAYEHFGLPSPESGRQLSFPTRKRP
- a CDS encoding SDR family oxidoreductase, which codes for MRSATFPRILVTGGAGFLGSHLCERLLREGHDVLCVDNFYTGTKRNIVHLLDHPYFELLRHDITFPLYVEVDQIYNLACPASPIHYQYDPVQTTKVNVHGSINMLGLAKRLKAKILQASTSEVYGDPTVHPQPEDYWGNVNCIGPRSCYDEGKRCAETLFFDYHRQHRLKIKVARIFNTYGPRMHPDDGRVISNFILQALRNDPITIYGDGSQTRSFCYVDDMIEGLIRLMETPDDFTGPVNLGNPEEVSILELAEKIISLTGSKSKMVFKPLPPDDPKQRRPLIDLAKEKLGWAPQVPLEEGLKRTIAYFEEQLRKEGAKKGVWV
- a CDS encoding SurA N-terminal domain-containing protein, whose protein sequence is MLTILRKHATSWMLRGLLLLVAVTFISWGGYSFFREKKYDYVAKVNQTPIPLREYQEAFQEVWNRYRSAMGPAFNEKMAEALRLREMVLEELISRVLILEEGKRLGLNVSDGELRMAIEAIPTFHVNGQFDARLYERFLKANRMTPEAFEERQRENLLYSKVVHLIRLNGEKVSEEELLETYLFENEKVNLLFVKIAPESLRPQVTVNEVEVKDYFQKNQEEFRIPTYLQVQYLAFRPSDYEGRVQVSPEEIQRYYEQRKEGFKIPKQVKAREILIRVEPQSPPDRVEQKKKKAEEILELAKKRKDFASLARDHSEAETASRGGDLGWVQRGSLEEPLEKALFSLKAGEVSPLLKGGDGFRIFKAEEVKEERQRSLEEVKDQILQILKREKAKAEASRRADEAFYSLFRSRDLEKYARENGVPLKTTGFFKEGEEIPEIGNHPAFHASAFSLKLGEISPVVTLPPNFYLLKLVDRKESRIPSLEEVKEQVLQKVLTKKMDEKARDLAQEILNQLKAGQEMSRLAADKGLKIEETGPFQRAAGVIPKIGPVGEWGSHLASLTERKPFPEAPLKTKEGYFVVRLLSSEPADPGKFESVKKGLERRLIYQKQEEFFKNWLQHLRTRAKIEINKDLL
- a CDS encoding rod shape-determining protein; amino-acid sequence: MVFNSLLGLFSTDLAIDLGTANTVVYVKGKGIVASEPSVVAIQRDSRGDKRILAVGREAKEMLGRTPGTIYAIRPMKDGVIADFEVTGEMLKYFIAKVHNRKAWIRPRVVISVPSGITPVEKRAVRESAQSAGAREIYLIEEPMAGAIGAGLPITEASGNMIVDIGGGTTEVAVISLSGIVTSQSIRVAGDKMDEAIVQYVKRKYNLLIGERTAEMIKISVGTAYPEENPETIEVKGRDLVTGIPKTLEVNSEEVREALAESINMIIDTVRVTLEETPPELAADIADKGIVLVGGGALLRNLDVLLREVTGLPITIPDDPLSAIVLGAGKVLDNEHLLRSVTFQY
- the mreC gene encoding rod shape-determining protein MreC, producing the protein MRIRDFLSRRSILPSLLSLLLLALILVTLRMKGHQGIAFVDGLLLEVSAPLQKGATLVFKKLQGLWEGYLFLVDVRKENEALKKRLADLQRENDQMREMILSLDRLKRLLQFRETLSATVVAAEIVGRDPTTWFKSLTINKGEKEGIRKGMAVISPEGVVGQVLKVGPSYAVVLLITDYNSAVDSMVQRTRAKAIVGGGGENRCQLRYLLRTEDVVVGDRVVTSGLAGNFPKGMMIGEVCKVDKRGHGIFQYAELVPSVDFSKLEEVLVVQDPSPPIEEKPRKGKKAR
- the mreD gene encoding rod shape-determining protein MreD, whose translation is MKRFFISVFLGLLLITLQASWLTLPHLRWVRPDMMLLLTLYVGLTFPLASGGILALFLGYLLDLYSGNTLGLFTVTRLFLFLGIQFFKRHLYLEHYPGRFVFVLLVCIFEGFLILLLLKAFLPEASTHFLRPFLTMFLPQCFSSALLAPFLFSLLGERGILFRSALLSRAGGGKG